TTCTCGGTCCTTTGAAATATCTTTATTGTATTTCTCTCTGTTCTTAATAGGACTAGAGTTAAATTATATAGGTTCCAGAATTCCAGTTCATGAAACGAACAGTAAGATATATGTGAGATGTTCTTGTTTCATTTGCCTTTATAAGTACCGGGTTTTTCCCCCCGGCTTTATGTTATCATTTGAGTCATGAACTGACTTTCACTCACAGCCTTGTTCTTTACTTGTTTCTTTCAGTGAGTGTGTCCGTTTGAAACCCACTGACATCCAGCCCGACATCTTCAGCTACCTCCTGCATCTGATGTACACAGGGAAGATGGCACCTCAGCTGATCGACCCGGTGCGGTTAGAGCAGGGGATCAAGTTTCTCCACGCTTACCCGCTGATCCAGGAGGCCAGCCTGGCCAGTCAAGGGGCCTTTTCTCATCCTGACCAGGTTTTTCCTCTGGCGTCTTCCTTGTACGGCATTCAGATTGCAGACCATCAGCTGAGGCAAGCCACCAAGATGGCTTCCGCGCCGGAAAAACTTGGCCGAGAGCCACGGCCACAGACGTCCAGGATGAGCCAGGAGCAGGTGCCTGAGGCCTCCCAGCTCTCCCAGCTGCCCTCGAATCTGACCCAGGTGAACCGGACACACATGACCCCCTCGGACCCGCTGCAGACCTCACTGTCGCCCGACCTCGTCTCCACTCCtgttcctcccccgccccccggggaGGAGACCAATCTGGAAGCCTCTTCCTCGGACGAGCAGCCTGCGCCCCTCACCATAGCCCACGTCAAGCCGAGCATCATGAAGAGGAACGGAAGCTTCCCCAAGTACTATGCCTGCCACCTGTGCGGGCGGCGCTTCACCCTCCGGAGCAGTTTGCGGGAGCACCTCCAGATTCACACGGGGGTCCCCTTCACAGCCAGCCAGCCCGGAGAGAGCCGCGTGCCCCTGTCTCTCTGCAGCAACACGGCGGACCTAGGAAAAGACGCCATGGAAGTGCCTGAAGCGGGGATGATCAGTGACAGCGAGCTGCAGCACATCTCGGATTCGCCCATAATCGACGGGCAGCCGCACTCGGAGACGCCGCCGCCCTCAGACATCGCGGACATTGACAACCTGGAACAGGCAGACCAGGAGAGGGAGGTCAAGAGGCGCAAGTACGAGTGCACGATCTGCGGTCGCAAGTTCATCCAGAAAAGCCACTGGAGGGagcacatgtacatacacaccgGGAAGCCTTTCAAATGCAGCACTTGTGACAAGAGCTTC
The genomic region above belongs to Physeter macrocephalus isolate SW-GA chromosome 10, ASM283717v5, whole genome shotgun sequence and contains:
- the ZBTB2 gene encoding zinc finger and BTB domain-containing protein 2 isoform X2, which gives rise to MDLANHGLILLQQLNAQREFGFLCDCTVAIGDVYFKAHKSVLASFSNYFKMLFVHQTRRLLQFCECVRLKPTDIQPDIFSYLLHLMYTGKMAPQLIDPVRLEQGIKFLHAYPLIQEASLASQGAFSHPDQVFPLASSLYGIQIADHQLRQATKMASAPEKLGREPRPQTSRMSQEQVPEASQLSQLPSNLTQVNRTHMTPSDPLQTSLSPDLVSTPVPPPPPGEETNLEASSSDEQPAPLTIAHVKPSIMKRNGSFPKYYACHLCGRRFTLRSSLREHLQIHTGVPFTASQPGESRVPLSLCSNTADLGKDAMEVPEAGMISDSELQHISDSPIIDGQPHSETPPPSDIADIDNLEQADQEREVKRRKYECTICGRKFIQKSHWREHMYIHTGKPFKCSTCDKSFCRANQAARHVCLNQSIDTYTVVDKQTLELCTFEEGSQMDNMLVQTNKPYKCNLCDKTFSTPNEVVKHSCQNQNSDVFALDEGRSLLLGSGDSEVTQPDHPVLASIKKEQETVLLD
- the ZBTB2 gene encoding zinc finger and BTB domain-containing protein 2 isoform X1; the protein is MDLANHGLILLQQLNAQREFGFLCDCTVAIGDVYFKAHKSVLASFSNYFKMLFVHQTSECVRLKPTDIQPDIFSYLLHLMYTGKMAPQLIDPVRLEQGIKFLHAYPLIQEASLASQGAFSHPDQVFPLASSLYGIQIADHQLRQATKMASAPEKLGREPRPQTSRMSQEQVPEASQLSQLPSNLTQVNRTHMTPSDPLQTSLSPDLVSTPVPPPPPGEETNLEASSSDEQPAPLTIAHVKPSIMKRNGSFPKYYACHLCGRRFTLRSSLREHLQIHTGVPFTASQPGESRVPLSLCSNTADLGKDAMEVPEAGMISDSELQHISDSPIIDGQPHSETPPPSDIADIDNLEQADQEREVKRRKYECTICGRKFIQKSHWREHMYIHTGKPFKCSTCDKSFCRANQAARHVCLNQSIDTYTVVDKQTLELCTFEEGSQMDNMLVQTNKPYKCNLCDKTFSTPNEVVKHSCQNQNSDVFALDEGRSLLLGSGDSEVTQPDHPVLASIKKEQETVLLD
- the ZBTB2 gene encoding zinc finger and BTB domain-containing protein 2 isoform X3; its protein translation is MYTGKMAPQLIDPVRLEQGIKFLHAYPLIQEASLASQGAFSHPDQVFPLASSLYGIQIADHQLRQATKMASAPEKLGREPRPQTSRMSQEQVPEASQLSQLPSNLTQVNRTHMTPSDPLQTSLSPDLVSTPVPPPPPGEETNLEASSSDEQPAPLTIAHVKPSIMKRNGSFPKYYACHLCGRRFTLRSSLREHLQIHTGVPFTASQPGESRVPLSLCSNTADLGKDAMEVPEAGMISDSELQHISDSPIIDGQPHSETPPPSDIADIDNLEQADQEREVKRRKYECTICGRKFIQKSHWREHMYIHTGKPFKCSTCDKSFCRANQAARHVCLNQSIDTYTVVDKQTLELCTFEEGSQMDNMLVQTNKPYKCNLCDKTFSTPNEVVKHSCQNQNSDVFALDEGRSLLLGSGDSEVTQPDHPVLASIKKEQETVLLD